In the genome of Diaphorobacter sp. HDW4A, the window GTCACCTGTCCTTGTGCGCTCTCGCTGGCGACGCCGGTTTCCATGCTCACCGCTGCCGGAACTCTGGCGCGCAACGGCGTGTTGGTGCGCAATCTGCAAGGGCTGGAGTCGCTCGCCTTGGTGGACACCGTGGTGTTCGACAAGACAGGAACGCTGACGCGCGACGGGTTGTCGGTGCTTTCCACGCAGGAGTTTGCGAACGCTGGCGTCCCGTGGCCGCTGGCGCTGGCTGTTGCGCTGGCGCGCCAGTCGCTGCATCCGGTGTCGCGCGCGGTGGTTGGGTTCGGCAGCGAGCGGGCGGCATCGACCGAAGTGGACAAGTGGGTGCTGGAGTCGGTGCAGGAAGTGTCCGGAGCGGGCGTGATGGCGGTTGCGAGACATCCTGCTTTTCCAGATCAAACGCTGAATGTGAAGCTCGGCTCCGCGAGGTTTTCCGATGCTGCTCCGCGCGAGGACGGCATGCAGGAGGTAGTGCTTTCGCTCGAAGTGCAGGGCGTGCGAAGTGTGGCACTGCGCTTTGAACTCTGCGAGGACCTGCGCTCGGAATCGACGGCGGTGATCGCAGCTCTTCAGCGCGAGCGCATTCATGTCGAACTGCTGTCGGGTGACAACGCGGCGGTGGTGCAACGTGTGGCAGGGCAGGTCGGCATTGCCGATGCGCATGGCGACTGCACGCCGCAGGACAAGCTCGCGAGGTTGCGGGAACTGCAGGCCGAAGGCAAGCATGTCGCGATGGTGGGTGACGGCCTCAACGATGGCCCCGTGCTCGCGGGCGCGCATGTGTCGTTCGCCTTCGGCCGCTCGGTGCCGCTCGCGCAATCTCGCGCCGATTTCGTCGTCATGGGCGATCAGCTTGAGCTGGTCTGGCAGTCACTCTTGCTCGCACGTCGCACTATGCGCGTCGTGCGCCAGAACCTGCTGTGGTCGGCGATCTACAACGCCATCTGCGTGCCGCTTGCGATTGCCGGTTATATGCCTGCATGGCTTGCCGGATTGGGTATGGCTGCGAGCTCGCTGCTGGTGGTGCTCAATGCCGCGCGACTGGCTCGCGCGCCTGGGCTGGTCGCCGTTCGCGAGACCACTTCCGCTTCTTCCTTCAACAGGCCAGCCGCACGGGTGGCCGCACTCGCCACGGAGTCGATCTGATGGACATCCTCTACCTGCTCATACCGCTTTCCGTGGTGCTTGTTCTGATCGTTCTCGGCGGACTTTGGTGGGCTGTTTATCGCGGCCAGTTCGAGAATGTAGATCAAGAAGCTGAACGAATTTTGAAAGACGGTTGATGTGCGTCAACGCCCAAAAGTTGACGCTGTTTCAAACTGATACCGCTATATAAGAGGTACTCGATGGAATCGCAAAAAGCAGGTGTATCGCACTACAACGACACTGTTGTGCGGCAGTTTTCTATCATGGCCGTCGTGTGGGGGGTGGTGGGGATGTTGGTGGGCGTGATCATCGCCGCCCAACTGACCTGGCCAGAACTCAACTTCGGCATTCCGTGGCTGAGCTATGGTCGTCTACGGCCTTTGCACACCAACGCGGTGATTTTCGCGTTCGGTGGTTGCGGCTTGTTTGCCACAAGCTATTACGTTGTTCAACGTACTTGTCAGACCCGGTTGTTCTGCGCGCCGCTAGCGGCGTTCACGTTCTGGGGTTGGCAACTGGTGATCGTCGCGGCGGCCATCTCGCTGCCGTTGGGCTACACCTCCGGCAAGGAATACGCCGAGCTGGAGTGGCCCATCGACATCCTGATCGCACTGGTCTGGGTCGCCTATGCCATCGTATTCTTCGGAACCGTGGGTATGCGCAAGGTCAAGCACATCTACGTCGCCAACTGGTTTTTCGGTGCCTTCATTCTTGCCGTGGCGCTGCTGCACATCGTCAACAGCGCGGCCATTCCGGCAGGCTGGATGAAGAGCTACTCGGCCTATGCCGGCGTGCAGGATGCCATGGTGCAATGGTGGTACGGTCACAATGCCGTGGGTTTTTTCCTGACCACGGGCTTCCTCGGCATGATGTACTACTTCGTGCCCAAGCAAGCCGGTCGTCCGGTGTACAGCTATCGACTGTCCATCGTTCACTTCTGGGCGCTGATCTTCACCTACATGTGGGCGGGTCCGCACCATCTGCACTACACCGCGCTGCCTGACTGGACCCAGTCCGTGGGCATGGTGTTCTCGCTGATTCTTCTGGCTCCGAGCTGGGGCGGCATGATCAACGGCATGATGACGCTGTCCGGCGCATGGCACAAGCTGCGCGACGACCCCGTGCTGCGCTTCCTGATCGTCTCGCTGTCGTTCTACGGCATGTCGACCTTCGAAGGTCCGATGATGTCCATCAAGACTGTCAACGCACTGAGCCACTACACCGACTGGACCATTGGTCACGTGCATTCCGGCGCTCTGGGCTGGGTGGGCCTGATCACCATGGGCTCGCTGTACTACCTCATCCCGCGCCTGTTCGGCCGTGGATCCAAGATGTACTCGACCAAGGCCATCGAACTGCACTTCTGGATGGCGACCATCGGCATCGTGCTGTACATCGCCGCGATGTGGATCGCCGGTGTGATGCAGGGCCTGATGTGGCGCGCCATGAATCCGGACGGCACGCTGACCTACACCTTTGTCGAAAGCGTGAAGGCGACCTATCCCTTCTATGCCGTCCGTCTGCTCGGCGGTCTGCTGTATCTCGGCGGCATGGTGGTGATGGCCTGGAACGTCTGGATGACAGCGATCTCCGGTCGCTCGGTCAATGTGAGCATTCCCGCCGCGAACGCAGCGCACGCCTGATAGTGGAGTAATTGAATGTCTGAAGCTCAAAACAAGGCTACGACCGGCTTTTCTCACGAAAAGATCGAGACCAACAATTTCCTGATGATCGTCCTGATCCTGTTGGTGATCGCCATCGGTGGATTGACGGAAATTGTTCCGCTGTTCTTTCAGAAGTCCACCACGGTGGCAGTGGAGGGCGTGAAGCCCTACACGGCGGTGCAACTGATTGGACGTGACATCTACATTCGCGAGGGTTGCTACAACTGTCACTCGCAGATGATCCGTCCATTCCGTGCCGAGACGCTGCGCTACGGCCACTACTCGGTGGCGGGTGAGTTTGTCTACGACCATCCGTTCCAGTGGGGCTCCAAGCGCACAGGTCCTGACTTGCACCGCGTGGGCGGCAAGTACAGCGACGAATGGCATCGCATTCACCTGAACAATCCTCGTGACGTGGTGCCCGAGTCCAACATGCCGGCCTACCCATGGCTGGAAAAGACCGTGGTGGATGCAAGCGTTGCCGCACCGCGCATGAACGCGCTGCGCAAGGTGGGCGTGCCCTACACGGACGAAGAAGTCCAGGGCGCTGCCGAGCAGCTCAAGGGCAAGACCGAGCTGGATGCGCTGGTCGCATACCTGCAGGTCATGGGCCGTGCATTGAAGTAAGGAAAGAAGGAGAAAACCATGGACATTTCGACCATGCGCAGCGTCGCCACCGTGGCATCGCTGATCTGCTTTGTGGGTATCTGGGTCTGGGCCTGGCGTCGCGCCAACAAGAACCGGTTTGACGAAGCAGCCCAACTTCCCTTCATCGAGGACTGAGGTCCTCTCAAAGAACAAAGAGAAATCCCATGAGTGACTTCACCAGTAATTTCTGGTCGATCTACGTGGCAGGCATCACCGTTGTCGGCATTCTTGCCTGTCTGCTGCTGCTCATCTTCACCGCCAGGAAGAAGGTGGTATCGGCCAGCGACAACACCACAGGCCATGTCTGGGACGAGGACCTGACCGAGATGAACAACCCGTTGCCTCGTTGGTGGATGTGGTTGTTCGTCATCACCATCGTCTTCGGGCTGGCCTATTTGGCCGCGTATCCCGGTCTGGGCGCATTCAGCGGCAAGCTGAACTGGACGCAGAAGGGCGAGTACGAGGCCGAAGTGCAGAAGACCAACGAGCAGTGGGCTCCTCAGTACGCGCGTTTCGGCTCGATGTCCATCGAGCAGATGG includes:
- the ccoS gene encoding cbb3-type cytochrome oxidase assembly protein CcoS — protein: MDILYLLIPLSVVLVLIVLGGLWWAVYRGQFENVDQEAERILKDG
- the ccoN gene encoding cytochrome-c oxidase, cbb3-type subunit I; this translates as MESQKAGVSHYNDTVVRQFSIMAVVWGVVGMLVGVIIAAQLTWPELNFGIPWLSYGRLRPLHTNAVIFAFGGCGLFATSYYVVQRTCQTRLFCAPLAAFTFWGWQLVIVAAAISLPLGYTSGKEYAELEWPIDILIALVWVAYAIVFFGTVGMRKVKHIYVANWFFGAFILAVALLHIVNSAAIPAGWMKSYSAYAGVQDAMVQWWYGHNAVGFFLTTGFLGMMYYFVPKQAGRPVYSYRLSIVHFWALIFTYMWAGPHHLHYTALPDWTQSVGMVFSLILLAPSWGGMINGMMTLSGAWHKLRDDPVLRFLIVSLSFYGMSTFEGPMMSIKTVNALSHYTDWTIGHVHSGALGWVGLITMGSLYYLIPRLFGRGSKMYSTKAIELHFWMATIGIVLYIAAMWIAGVMQGLMWRAMNPDGTLTYTFVESVKATYPFYAVRLLGGLLYLGGMVVMAWNVWMTAISGRSVNVSIPAANAAHA
- the ccoO gene encoding cytochrome-c oxidase, cbb3-type subunit II; amino-acid sequence: MSEAQNKATTGFSHEKIETNNFLMIVLILLVIAIGGLTEIVPLFFQKSTTVAVEGVKPYTAVQLIGRDIYIREGCYNCHSQMIRPFRAETLRYGHYSVAGEFVYDHPFQWGSKRTGPDLHRVGGKYSDEWHRIHLNNPRDVVPESNMPAYPWLEKTVVDASVAAPRMNALRKVGVPYTDEEVQGAAEQLKGKTELDALVAYLQVMGRALK
- a CDS encoding CcoQ/FixQ family Cbb3-type cytochrome c oxidase assembly chaperone, giving the protein MDISTMRSVATVASLICFVGIWVWAWRRANKNRFDEAAQLPFIED